One genomic segment of Methanothermococcus okinawensis IH1 includes these proteins:
- a CDS encoding DUF749 domain-containing protein — protein sequence MECNENTFTAKLISIISVEEGLKSELADCIKIRAHLDKRELNKNDKVAILNIIGTTSYQAFFMDGKESISYIKSKLDEMGTLLNHDSEEILKKYVERL from the coding sequence ATGGAATGTAATGAAAATACATTTACAGCAAAATTAATAAGTATAATAAGTGTCGAGGAAGGGCTAAAAAGTGAGTTAGCAGATTGTATAAAAATAAGAGCTCACTTAGATAAAAGAGAATTAAATAAAAATGATAAAGTAGCAATACTTAATATTATAGGAACTACAAGTTATCAAGCTTTTTTTATGGATGGAAAGGAAAGTATATCTTACATTAAGTCAAAATTGGATGAGATGGGAACTTTATTAAATCATGATTCGGAAGAAATATTAAAAAAATATGTTGAAAGACTTTAA
- a CDS encoding DUF2096 domain-containing protein: MKDARGIDKQWVVLAELASVLASQGEMVPEEAFFRLRLANNIITYYLLDEHSSFEVLTDAEKELSKVQMILFGLCDDELAKEYLDKMAKAVRNELNVEFPLKKSSFSPEVKKRKNIESIRIKLNKELQTEILGDLSEWYGVIFEFSNELDDTVVIEGNKDKIKNALKDFSIIWKY; this comes from the coding sequence ATGAAAGATGCACGAGGTATAGATAAACAGTGGGTGGTCTTAGCAGAGCTCGCATCTGTATTGGCTAGTCAGGGGGAGATGGTTCCAGAAGAAGCTTTTTTTAGATTGAGATTGGCAAACAATATTATTACATATTATCTTCTCGATGAACATTCATCTTTTGAGGTTTTAACAGATGCTGAAAAGGAGCTCTCAAAGGTGCAGATGATACTTTTTGGTTTATGTGATGATGAGCTCGCAAAAGAATATTTAGATAAAATGGCTAAGGCTGTAAGAAATGAGTTAAATGTGGAATTTCCACTTAAAAAATCATCATTTAGTCCAGAAGTCAAAAAAAGAAAGAATATTGAATCCATACGAATAAAATTAAATAAAGAACTCCAAACAGAAATATTGGGGGATTTAAGTGAATGGTATGGGGTTATTTTTGAATTTAGTAATGAATTGGACGATACTGTTGTAATTGAGGGCAATAAAGACAAAATAAAAAATGCATTAAAGGATTTTTCTATAATTTGGAAATATTAA
- the mtrH gene encoding tetrahydromethanopterin S-methyltransferase subunit H, which yields MWAYDKEQAVFEIAGRKVGGQPGEYPTGLSGTIFYARHKIVEDERKGIFDKAAAEELINIQAEMEDITGNAAFVQIFGGNPEALTKYIDFVAEVWDGPMLLDSTSGEARMAAARRATEAGYADQCIYNSINVSMDDAEFQNLVDSDLEASIVLCFDPMDPSVQGKLNVLENGGKTADTGMLELAEKAGIKYPLVDVAVTPLGNGAGPAVRAAFAEKATYGYPVGSGVHNIPSAWDWLREFRKGLREKGETQLSKDVHHVCDIGANIVQTMTSADFVLYGPIDNARLAFPAVAMTDAVIAEAAKEMGVTPVDNHPINKLV from the coding sequence ATGTGGGCATACGATAAAGAACAGGCAGTATTTGAAATTGCAGGCAGAAAAGTAGGCGGACAGCCAGGAGAATACCCAACAGGATTATCAGGAACAATATTCTATGCAAGACATAAAATTGTAGAGGATGAAAGAAAGGGAATATTTGACAAAGCCGCAGCAGAAGAGTTAATAAATATTCAGGCAGAGATGGAAGATATTACTGGAAATGCAGCATTTGTCCAGATATTTGGAGGAAACCCCGAGGCATTAACAAAATATATTGATTTTGTTGCTGAAGTATGGGATGGACCAATGTTGTTGGACTCTACATCAGGAGAGGCTAGAATGGCTGCTGCAAGAAGAGCAACAGAAGCAGGATATGCAGACCAGTGTATATATAACTCTATCAATGTTTCCATGGATGATGCAGAATTCCAAAACTTAGTAGATAGTGATTTAGAAGCATCTATTGTATTATGTTTTGACCCTATGGACCCATCAGTCCAAGGTAAATTAAATGTTTTAGAAAATGGTGGTAAAACAGCCGATACAGGTATGCTTGAATTAGCAGAAAAAGCAGGTATCAAATATCCATTAGTAGATGTTGCAGTTACTCCATTAGGTAATGGAGCAGGTCCAGCAGTTAGAGCAGCATTTGCTGAAAAAGCCACCTACGGATATCCTGTTGGAAGTGGGGTCCATAATATCCCATCTGCATGGGACTGGTTAAGAGAATTTAGAAAAGGATTAAGAGAAAAAGGAGAAACACAACTCTCAAAAGATGTTCATCATGTTTGTGATATTGGAGCAAACATTGTTCAAACAATGACCTCAGCAGATTTTGTTCTTTATGGACCAATTGATAATGCAAGACTGGCATTCCCAGCAGTAGCAATGACAGATGCAGTTATTGCAGAAGCTGCAAAAGAAATGGGCGTTACTCCTGTGGATAATCACCCAATTAATAAATTAGTATAA
- the mtrG gene encoding tetrahydromethanopterin S-methyltransferase subunit MtrG: protein MGEDEKTPVPQVIMDPKDYEALMQRLDELETKVENTNAEVYQTAGRKVGRDTGILYGLTIGLILYNIFPLIIKLIDYLSMLK from the coding sequence ATGGGAGAAGATGAAAAAACGCCTGTTCCTCAGGTGATAATGGACCCCAAAGATTATGAGGCATTGATGCAACGGTTGGATGAGCTCGAAACAAAAGTAGAAAATACAAATGCAGAAGTATATCAAACAGCTGGTAGAAAAGTAGGAAGGGATACTGGTATATTATATGGTTTAACGATAGGTCTTATATTATACAACATATTCCCATTAATTATAAAATTAATCGATTATCTATCAATGTTAAAATGA
- a CDS encoding tetrahydromethanopterin S-methyltransferase subunit F has protein sequence MSLEISNKPNTKSIESIMDKLEYKVGLITRNRGLESGIESSSVKGLAIGVIFGIVLLAIPIIIRLYQ, from the coding sequence ATGAGTTTAGAAATATCAAATAAACCAAACACTAAATCCATAGAATCTATTATGGATAAATTAGAGTATAAAGTAGGATTAATTACAAGAAATAGAGGATTAGAGTCAGGTATAGAATCTTCTTCAGTTAAAGGATTAGCAATAGGCGTTATATTTGGAATTGTCTTATTGGCAATACCTATTATTATTAGACTATATCAATAA